A single window of Haliotis asinina isolate JCU_RB_2024 chromosome 5, JCU_Hal_asi_v2, whole genome shotgun sequence DNA harbors:
- the LOC137284038 gene encoding uncharacterized protein: MTFKDLIRHQHGDDAVTSINRYNRSISKIVKTSNHLTFLLRCRDNNLVPRGFQLSSPVPRSPAINKILHNASTRIVKHQIQHLRRHKSHLHKDIETSRSHLQDTLESDLYHKTQSLAEKTKQHLHEKVKTTHITKFTQLQRPSTSNIPEADNNNTNLKTVINLSSKPLTPSQTSLLAKGLKYVPVAAKINTDAFITSIESGLQQLAPNGNVDYLRHQIIDTIKQAPKPRPNLTHQERQAITELKKDDSITITEADKGKAAVIMDTPEFLQLVNNSLSDTTTYLNIKKDPTDDVMSWCVRGVTWSLATGVLLSNGGFWVRALAGSRGISREGSVFQDGGRRTARRGTGRGKGREGKGREGEGERGGEGERGRVSGTTAMGWDGMHRVSSSL; this comes from the exons atgacattcaaagacttgatacgaCATCAACATGGAGATGATGCAGTCACATCCATCAACAGGTACAACCGCTCTATTAGCAAAATTGTGAAAACCAGTAATCATCTGACTTTCCTGTTACGATGCCGAGACAACAACCTCGTTCCCAGAGGATTTCAACTGTCATCTCCTGTCCCTCGCTCACCTGCCATCAACAAGATACTCCACAATGCCAGCACCAGAATAGTCAAGCACCAGATACAGCACCTACGCCGCCACAAGTCCCATCTCCATAAAGACATTGAAACCAGCAGAAGCCACCTACAAGACACCCTCGAGTCTGACCTCTACCACAAGACCCAGTCCTTAGCAGAGAAGACCAAGCAGCACCTCCATGAGAAAGTGAAAACTACCCACATCACCAAGTTCACCCAGTTACAACGTCCTTCCACCTCCAACATTCCCGAagctgacaacaacaacaccaacctcAAGACAGTCATCAACCTCAGCAGCAAGCCTCTCACACCATCTCAGACATCCCTCCTTGCTAAAGGCCTGAAGTATGTCCCAGTCGCCGCCAAGATCAACACAGATGCCTTCATCACCAGCATTGAAAGTGGACTTCAACAACTGGCTCCCAATGGCAACGTAGACTACCTCCGACACCAGATTATAGACACCATCAAGCAAGCTCCCAAGCCCCGCCCCAACCTCACGCACCAAGAGAGACAGGCCATCACCGAACTCAAGAAGGATGACAGCATCACAATCACCGAAGCTGACAAGGGCAAAGCAGCAGTCATCATGGACACCCCGGAATTCCTCCAGCTCGTCAACAACAGCCTCTCAGACACCACCACCTACCTCAATATCAAGAAAGATCCGACG GATGACGTCATGAGTTGGTGTGTACGAGGTGTGACGTGGTCGTTAGCAACGGGGGTGTTGCTAAGCAACGGTGGGTTTTGGGTGCGCGCTCTCGCGGGATCTCGCGGGATCTCGCGAGAAGGAAGcgtgtttcaagatggcggcagaCGGACGGCACGGCGCGGGACGGGacgagggaagggaagggaagggaagggaagggaaggagagggggagagagggggagaggggGAGAGGGGAAGAGTGAGTGGAACGACGgcgatgggatgggatgggatgcatcgtgtttcaagcagtcttTAG